From a single Maritimibacter sp. DP1N21-5 genomic region:
- a CDS encoding DedA family protein — MTGDLVALVPTYGLALLGAATFFSCIAVPIPASLIMLAGGAFAAGGDLDVATTFIACLAGALAGDQAGYAIGQRGATLIDRIEARYPARAVVLARARTFTAKWGAPGVFLSRWLVSPLGPYVNLLSGASRTHWRVFTIWSALGEVIWVGLYVGLGFLFSAHIADIAQIAGNFSGLLVAILVAVLLGRIIWTRIVEHNTDAAPDPT; from the coding sequence ATGACCGGCGATCTCGTGGCCCTCGTGCCGACCTACGGGCTCGCGCTCCTTGGCGCGGCGACCTTCTTCTCCTGCATAGCGGTGCCGATCCCGGCTTCGCTCATCATGCTGGCAGGCGGCGCCTTCGCCGCAGGGGGCGATCTCGACGTTGCGACGACTTTCATTGCCTGCCTCGCCGGGGCGCTCGCGGGCGATCAGGCGGGCTATGCCATCGGCCAGCGGGGCGCAACGCTGATCGACCGGATCGAAGCGCGTTATCCCGCCCGCGCCGTTGTTCTCGCCCGTGCGCGCACCTTCACGGCCAAGTGGGGCGCGCCTGGCGTGTTCCTGTCTCGCTGGCTGGTGAGCCCGCTCGGTCCCTATGTGAACCTCCTCTCCGGCGCTTCGCGCACCCACTGGCGCGTGTTCACAATCTGGAGCGCCCTGGGCGAGGTCATCTGGGTCGGGCTCTACGTGGGGCTGGGCTTCCTCTTCTCGGCCCATATCGCCGATATCGCGCAGATCGCCGGGAACTTCTCGGGCCTTCTCGTCGCCATTCTCGTGGCCGTGCTCCTAGGCCGGATCATCTGGACCCGCATCGTGGAGCACAACACCGACGCGGCCCCCGACCCGACCTGA
- a CDS encoding M48 family metallopeptidase, translating into MLKLTPLLIAALYGFILWWFSALRLRHELDAKSTELADPKLKTLTDRMAGALDLPRIRVNIYEIEPVNGLASPDGRIFITRGFFDQYRAGKVTAEEMASVIAHELGHVALGHARRRMIDFSGQNALRTALMVVIGRFIPGLGPILANVLTSMVAARLSRGDEYEADAYATALLIKSGIGAGPQKTLFTKLEDLTKMRGKGPPAWLLSHPKTEQRIAAIEANEAKWTAPVTH; encoded by the coding sequence ATGCTCAAACTCACGCCGCTTCTCATCGCCGCGCTCTATGGCTTCATCTTGTGGTGGTTCTCGGCCCTGCGCCTACGCCACGAGCTCGACGCCAAGTCGACCGAGCTTGCCGATCCGAAGCTCAAGACCCTGACCGACCGGATGGCCGGCGCGCTCGATCTGCCGCGCATCCGGGTGAACATCTATGAAATCGAGCCGGTGAACGGCCTCGCCTCGCCCGATGGACGCATCTTCATCACCCGCGGGTTCTTCGACCAGTATCGCGCCGGCAAGGTCACGGCCGAGGAAATGGCCAGCGTTATCGCCCACGAGCTTGGCCATGTGGCGCTGGGTCACGCGCGGCGCCGGATGATCGACTTCTCCGGGCAGAACGCGCTGCGCACCGCGCTCATGGTGGTGATCGGGCGCTTCATTCCGGGGCTCGGCCCGATCCTCGCGAACGTGTTGACCTCCATGGTGGCCGCACGCCTGTCGCGCGGCGACGAATACGAGGCCGATGCCTATGCCACGGCACTCCTCATCAAATCCGGGATTGGCGCGGGCCCGCAGAAAACGCTGTTCACCAAGCTCGAGGACCTCACCAAGATGCGTGGCAAGGGTCCGCCCGCCTGGCTCCTCAGCCACCCCAAGACCGAACAGCGGATCGCCGCCATCGAGGCGAACGAGGCGAAATGGACGGCGCCGGTCACGCACTGA
- a CDS encoding RSP_2648 family PIN domain-containing protein — protein MKVLIDACVLYPTVMREVVLGAARAGIFQPLWSERILEEWARAAAKLGPGQEALARAEVAALVAAFPRASVQVRAGDMARLWLPDPNDVHVLAAAIAGSADVLLTMNVKDFPRSTVAEEGLRLAVPDLFVMECWAANEAAMIAVGRAILVEAVRLSGENWSARRLMKKARLPRYGKALEAAGVE, from the coding sequence GTGAAAGTCCTGATCGACGCCTGCGTCCTTTACCCCACCGTCATGCGCGAGGTGGTCCTGGGCGCGGCGCGGGCGGGGATCTTCCAGCCGTTGTGGTCCGAGCGCATCCTCGAGGAATGGGCGCGGGCGGCGGCGAAGCTGGGCCCCGGGCAGGAGGCTCTGGCGCGGGCCGAGGTCGCGGCACTCGTCGCGGCCTTTCCAAGGGCAAGCGTTCAGGTCCGGGCTGGCGATATGGCGCGGCTCTGGCTGCCCGATCCGAACGACGTCCATGTGCTGGCAGCGGCCATTGCCGGGTCGGCAGATGTGCTCTTGACCATGAACGTGAAGGACTTCCCCCGTTCGACCGTTGCGGAAGAGGGGCTCCGTCTTGCGGTGCCGGACCTCTTCGTGATGGAATGCTGGGCCGCGAACGAGGCGGCGATGATCGCCGTGGGACGCGCCATTCTGGTTGAGGCGGTGCGGCTTTCCGGCGAGAATTGGAGCGCGCGGCGGCTGATGAAGAAGGCGCGGCTGCCAAGGTATGGCAAGGCGCTGGAGGCGGCAGGGGTCGAATAA
- a CDS encoding RSP_2647 family RNA methyltransferase: MTDTTSRPTIRLKPKANARAIRHGAPWVFDNELVTDRRSKSIAPGTIARLEDAERTPLGTVGVNPNSRIFARMLDRDPEAEIGADWLRAKIKAALAHRDRLYDAPFYRLVHAEADGLPGVVIDRFGETAVVQPNAAWADVLFDDLARVLVEVTGVTRVIKNAAGRARALEGLDEGVTLWGEGAALDGHVPVPMNGATYMADLLGGQKTGLFFDQRPNHAFAAGLARDARVLDVFSHVGGFSLACLAGGAQSALAVDGSAPALDLARQGAEASGMSDRFATRQGDAFDVLAALADEGERFDVVICDPPAFAPNKQALEAGLRAYERIARLAAPLVAEGGYLGLCSCSHAADLDAFRKASTRGIGRAGRAAQLVHTGFAGPDHPMHPALAESGYLKALFYRLLP; encoded by the coding sequence ATGACCGACACCACCTCCCGCCCGACCATCCGTCTCAAGCCCAAGGCCAACGCCCGCGCGATCCGCCATGGCGCGCCCTGGGTCTTCGACAACGAGCTCGTGACAGACCGCCGGTCGAAATCCATCGCGCCCGGCACGATCGCGCGGCTCGAGGATGCCGAACGGACACCGCTGGGCACGGTGGGGGTCAACCCGAACTCGCGCATCTTCGCCCGGATGCTGGACCGCGACCCCGAAGCCGAGATTGGTGCCGACTGGCTGCGCGCCAAGATCAAGGCGGCACTTGCCCATCGAGACCGGCTGTATGACGCGCCCTTCTACCGGCTCGTCCATGCCGAGGCAGACGGTCTGCCGGGTGTGGTGATCGACCGCTTCGGCGAAACGGCGGTGGTCCAGCCCAACGCGGCCTGGGCAGATGTGCTGTTCGACGACCTGGCGCGCGTGCTGGTCGAGGTGACCGGCGTCACTCGTGTGATCAAGAACGCCGCCGGACGCGCCCGGGCGCTCGAAGGGCTGGACGAAGGCGTGACCCTCTGGGGCGAGGGGGCGGCGCTGGACGGTCACGTTCCGGTGCCGATGAACGGCGCCACCTATATGGCCGATCTCCTGGGTGGTCAGAAGACCGGTCTCTTCTTCGACCAGCGCCCGAACCATGCCTTTGCCGCCGGGCTGGCCCGGGACGCGCGGGTGCTCGATGTGTTTTCCCACGTCGGAGGGTTTTCGCTCGCCTGTCTGGCAGGCGGGGCGCAATCGGCCCTGGCGGTCGATGGCTCCGCCCCGGCGCTCGACCTCGCGCGGCAGGGCGCCGAGGCGAGTGGTATGTCCGACCGCTTCGCGACCCGGCAAGGGGATGCCTTCGACGTGCTGGCGGCTCTGGCCGACGAGGGCGAACGTTTCGATGTGGTGATCTGCGACCCGCCCGCCTTCGCCCCCAACAAGCAGGCGCTCGAGGCGGGGCTTCGGGCCTATGAGCGGATCGCGCGGCTGGCCGCGCCGCTGGTGGCCGAGGGCGGCTATCTGGGCCTTTGCTCCTGTTCCCATGCCGCCGACCTCGACGCCTTCCGCAAGGCCTCGACCCGGGGCATTGGGCGGGCCGGTCGCGCGGCGCAGCTCGTTCACACCGGGTTCGCCGGACCCGATCACCCGATGCATCCGGCCCTGGCCGAAAGCGGGTATCTCAAGGCCCTGTTCTACCGGCTGCTCCCGTGA
- the edd gene encoding phosphogluconate dehydratase: MPLHSDIARVTDRIAERSQARRSRYMEVIRAQIDKGPKRAHLSCSGQAHAYAGAGPDQAALATKPGPNIGIVTTYNDMLSAHQPFERFPALIKETARAEGATAQVAGGVPAMCDGVTQGETGMELSLFSRDVIALASGVALSHNTFDAALYLGVCDKIVPGLIIAAATFGHIPGIFLPAGPMTSGLPNDEKAKVRQRFAAGEVGRDALMEAEMAAYHGPGTCTFYGTANSNQMLMEFMGLHLPGASFVNPNTPLRDALTQEGARRATQITHMGNEFTPVADVLDERAFVNGMVGLMATGGSTNLILHLPAMARAAGIEITLEDFADISAVTPLMARVYPNGLADVNHFHAAGGLGYLIGSLLEAGLLHDDTLTVAGKGLERYTREPKVSGDRVVYEPGPRESLNDKIVRPVSDPFQKTGGLSQLTGNLGHAVIKVSAVDEARHVIEARARVFHDQDSVKAAFKAGEFTEDTIVVVRFQGPKANGMPELHGLTPTLAVLQDRGLKVALVTDGRMSGASGKVPAAIHVSPEAVDGGNIARVRDGDLLRLDARTGVLEVLEDGFEAREPVVADLSANSHGLGREMFEMFRQNVGLASTGAAVVV, encoded by the coding sequence ATGCCCCTCCACTCCGACATAGCCCGCGTCACAGACCGTATCGCCGAACGCTCTCAGGCGCGCCGCAGCCGCTACATGGAGGTGATCCGCGCCCAGATCGACAAGGGACCAAAACGCGCGCATCTGTCCTGCTCGGGTCAGGCCCATGCCTATGCCGGGGCGGGACCCGATCAGGCAGCACTGGCGACCAAGCCCGGGCCCAACATCGGGATCGTGACGACCTACAACGACATGCTCTCCGCGCATCAGCCCTTCGAGCGCTTCCCGGCCCTGATCAAGGAGACAGCCCGCGCCGAGGGGGCCACGGCCCAGGTCGCCGGCGGCGTTCCGGCCATGTGCGACGGGGTCACGCAGGGCGAGACCGGGATGGAGCTGTCGCTCTTCTCGCGTGACGTGATCGCGCTCGCTTCCGGGGTCGCGCTGTCGCACAACACCTTCGACGCGGCCCTCTACCTGGGGGTCTGCGACAAGATCGTGCCGGGACTGATCATCGCCGCAGCCACCTTTGGTCATATCCCGGGCATCTTCCTGCCGGCCGGCCCCATGACCTCGGGCCTGCCCAACGACGAGAAAGCCAAGGTGCGCCAGCGGTTTGCCGCGGGCGAAGTGGGTCGTGATGCTCTCATGGAGGCCGAGATGGCCGCCTATCACGGGCCGGGTACCTGCACCTTCTACGGCACCGCCAACTCGAACCAGATGCTCATGGAGTTCATGGGTCTTCACCTGCCGGGCGCGAGTTTCGTCAACCCGAACACGCCGCTTCGGGATGCCCTGACCCAGGAAGGCGCGCGGCGGGCCACGCAGATCACCCATATGGGCAACGAATTCACCCCGGTCGCCGATGTGCTTGACGAGCGGGCCTTTGTGAACGGGATGGTCGGGCTCATGGCCACGGGGGGATCGACGAACCTGATCCTGCACCTGCCCGCCATGGCGCGGGCGGCGGGCATCGAGATCACGCTGGAGGACTTCGCCGACATTTCCGCCGTGACACCCTTGATGGCCCGGGTCTATCCCAACGGTCTCGCGGATGTGAACCATTTCCACGCAGCGGGTGGGCTTGGCTACCTGATCGGTTCGCTTCTGGAGGCCGGGCTCCTGCATGACGATACCCTGACGGTCGCGGGCAAGGGGCTCGAACGTTACACCCGCGAACCCAAGGTGTCGGGTGACCGCGTCGTCTATGAGCCCGGCCCGCGAGAGAGCCTGAACGACAAGATCGTGCGGCCCGTGTCTGACCCGTTCCAGAAGACCGGAGGGCTTTCTCAATTGACGGGGAACCTCGGCCACGCGGTGATCAAGGTCTCGGCGGTGGACGAGGCCCGTCATGTCATCGAAGCACGCGCCCGGGTGTTTCACGATCAGGACAGCGTCAAGGCCGCCTTCAAGGCGGGCGAGTTCACCGAGGACACCATCGTCGTCGTGCGCTTCCAGGGGCCGAAGGCCAACGGGATGCCGGAACTTCACGGGCTGACACCCACGCTCGCCGTGCTGCAGGACCGGGGGCTGAAGGTGGCACTGGTGACGGACGGACGCATGTCGGGTGCCTCCGGCAAGGTTCCCGCCGCGATCCACGTCTCGCCCGAGGCGGTGGACGGCGGCAATATCGCGCGGGTGCGCGACGGCGACCTGCTGCGCCTCGACGCGAGGACCGGGGTGCTAGAGGTCCTCGAGGACGGTTTCGAAGCGCGGGAGCCCGTGGTCGCGGACCTGTCGGCCAACAGCCACGGACTGGGCCGCGAGATGTTCGAGATGTTTCGGCAGAATGTCGGCCTCGCCTCGACCGGCGCGGCTGTGGTGGTGTAA
- the eda gene encoding bifunctional 4-hydroxy-2-oxoglutarate aldolase/2-dehydro-3-deoxy-phosphogluconate aldolase has protein sequence MTPYEASAEALRICKLAPIVPVLVVEDVAHAVPLAQALVAGGLPALEVTLRTEAALDVIAAMARVEGGAVGAGTLLTPDDVKRAKDAGATFGVSPGATDRLLDACEEVGLPLLPGSASATEAMRLLERGYSVQKFFPAEAAGGAPFLKSLASPLPQIRFCPTGGVSMANATDYLSLPNVICAGGSWVAPKDMVTRGDWAGIEALAREAAALPS, from the coding sequence ATGACCCCCTATGAAGCGAGCGCCGAAGCGCTGAGGATCTGCAAGCTCGCGCCGATCGTTCCGGTGCTCGTCGTCGAGGACGTCGCCCATGCCGTGCCGCTGGCACAGGCGTTGGTCGCAGGCGGATTGCCGGCGCTCGAAGTGACACTGCGGACCGAGGCGGCGCTCGACGTGATCGCCGCCATGGCGCGGGTCGAGGGCGGCGCGGTCGGAGCAGGCACGCTGCTCACACCCGACGACGTGAAGCGCGCGAAGGATGCGGGCGCGACCTTTGGCGTGTCACCGGGAGCCACGGACAGGCTTCTTGACGCCTGCGAAGAGGTCGGACTGCCGCTCCTGCCCGGATCGGCCAGCGCGACCGAAGCGATGCGGCTTCTGGAGCGCGGCTATTCGGTCCAGAAATTCTTCCCGGCCGAGGCGGCCGGTGGCGCTCCTTTCCTGAAATCACTGGCGTCGCCCCTGCCCCAGATCCGCTTCTGCCCGACCGGGGGCGTGTCGATGGCCAATGCGACCGACTACCTGTCGTTGCCCAATGTGATCTGCGCCGGGGGGTCCTGGGTCGCGCCAAAGGATATGGTCACCAGGGGCGACTGGGCGGGGATCGAAGCGCTCGCGCGCGAGGCGGCGGCGCTTCCGAGTTAA
- a CDS encoding glutamine-synthetase adenylyltransferase, with protein sequence MTDAQIARKTSSRPFAALIDRTPIAFDAEMGAELRAAFSDLAPEVRDVLAGAGGCAPYLKGLIDREAEWLREALVMDPDAAIADAFAIPGIEAGQGATLGSDLRRAKRRVALFTALADLAGVWPLEKVTGALTDFAGLATDLALKAEIGREIARGKLPGMTETDLPTAAGVVALAMGKMGAGELNYSSDIDLILVFDQDRYAPEDFDDARAILIRATRRVAALLSENTAEGYVFRTDLRLRPDPSVTPVILSMEAAERYYESLGRTWERAAHIKARPCAGDIEAGWAYLDRLRPFVWRKHLDFAAIQDAHDMRLRIREHKGLGGPITLPGHDMKLGRGGIREIEFFTQTRQLIAGGRDPDLRLRSTVEGLAALAAKGWVPDDVARTLTDHYRCHRTVEHRVQMVHDAQTHRLPQSDDGFRRLACMMGISDPDTLKGDLTDALAEVHDLTEGFFAPAPSQPLATGLAEDELAIVEGWKAYPALRSSRAVEIFDRLKPDLLSRFEKAARPREALLNFDKFLSRLPAGVQLFSLFEANPSLVDLIVDIAATAPALSVYLGQNAAVLDAVIGGDFFTDWPGEERLRADLAEALTEASDYEACLDTARRWQKEWHFRIGVHHLRGLISADDAGHQYTDLAEAVITALWPVVVEEFARKHGDPPGEGAALIGMGSLGARRISAASDLDLIVIYDAPGDAESTGKRPLGARAYYARLTQALVTALTAPMPEGRLYEVDMRLRPSGRQGPVATSLTSFGDYQRNEAWTWEHLALTRARAVAGDDAIGEAVEAIREEILSRTRDASATIKDVIDMRARIAEAKGDQSPLEPKIGPGRIQDIELTAQCAAVLSPVTPRATADQIGAGVDIGWITPDEAQALIAAYGLLRRLQTASKLITDGPLDLDAIGEGARSFLLRETGTEDTEGLIARATTCAARAADAIDAILARTPGDLA encoded by the coding sequence ATGACAGACGCCCAGATTGCCCGAAAAACCTCGTCCCGACCCTTCGCCGCGCTGATCGACCGGACACCCATCGCGTTTGACGCCGAGATGGGCGCGGAACTGCGCGCCGCCTTCTCGGACCTCGCGCCTGAAGTGCGTGATGTTCTGGCGGGGGCTGGCGGATGCGCGCCTTACCTCAAGGGGCTTATCGACCGCGAGGCGGAATGGCTGCGCGAAGCGCTTGTCATGGACCCCGACGCGGCGATCGCAGATGCGTTTGCGATCCCGGGCATCGAGGCCGGGCAGGGCGCCACCCTCGGCTCTGATCTGCGCCGGGCGAAACGCCGCGTGGCCCTCTTCACTGCGCTCGCGGACCTCGCCGGGGTCTGGCCGCTTGAAAAGGTCACCGGCGCGCTCACCGATTTCGCGGGGCTCGCCACCGACCTCGCCCTCAAGGCCGAAATCGGACGCGAGATCGCGCGCGGCAAGCTCCCGGGCATGACCGAGACGGATCTGCCCACCGCCGCCGGCGTCGTCGCACTCGCCATGGGAAAGATGGGGGCGGGAGAGCTGAACTATTCCTCCGACATCGACCTCATCCTCGTCTTCGACCAGGACCGCTACGCGCCCGAGGATTTCGACGACGCCCGCGCCATCCTGATCCGCGCGACGCGCCGGGTCGCGGCACTCCTCTCCGAGAACACGGCCGAGGGCTATGTCTTCCGTACCGACCTGCGCCTGCGCCCCGATCCCTCGGTAACGCCGGTGATCCTGTCGATGGAGGCGGCGGAACGCTACTACGAAAGCCTTGGCCGCACCTGGGAACGCGCCGCCCATATCAAGGCACGACCCTGCGCGGGCGATATCGAGGCGGGCTGGGCCTATCTCGACCGCCTCCGCCCCTTCGTGTGGCGCAAGCACCTCGACTTCGCCGCCATCCAGGACGCCCACGACATGCGCCTGCGCATCCGCGAACACAAGGGGCTGGGCGGGCCGATCACGCTTCCAGGCCATGACATGAAACTCGGGCGTGGCGGCATCAGGGAAATCGAATTCTTCACCCAGACCCGCCAGCTCATCGCCGGCGGGCGCGACCCGGACCTGCGCCTGCGCAGCACCGTCGAGGGTCTCGCCGCACTTGCCGCGAAAGGCTGGGTGCCTGACGATGTGGCCAGGACGCTCACCGACCATTACCGCTGCCACCGCACGGTCGAACACCGGGTCCAGATGGTGCACGACGCCCAGACCCACAGGCTGCCGCAGTCGGACGATGGCTTCCGCAGGCTCGCGTGCATGATGGGGATTTCCGACCCCGACACTCTCAAAGGCGATCTGACCGACGCCCTGGCCGAGGTCCATGACCTGACCGAGGGCTTCTTCGCCCCGGCGCCCTCCCAACCGCTCGCCACCGGCCTTGCCGAAGATGAACTCGCCATCGTCGAGGGCTGGAAGGCCTATCCCGCGCTGCGGTCGTCCCGCGCGGTCGAGATCTTCGACCGCCTGAAGCCCGACCTGCTTTCGCGGTTCGAGAAGGCCGCCCGCCCGCGCGAGGCGCTCCTGAATTTCGACAAGTTTCTCAGCCGTTTGCCAGCGGGCGTTCAGCTCTTTTCTCTCTTCGAGGCCAACCCCTCGCTCGTCGATCTCATCGTCGACATCGCCGCCACCGCGCCTGCGCTTTCGGTCTATCTCGGGCAGAACGCGGCGGTGCTCGATGCGGTGATCGGCGGCGACTTCTTCACCGATTGGCCCGGCGAGGAGCGGCTCAGGGCCGATCTCGCCGAGGCACTGACCGAGGCGTCCGACTATGAGGCCTGTCTCGATACCGCCCGGCGCTGGCAGAAGGAATGGCACTTCCGGATCGGGGTGCATCACCTGCGCGGCCTGATCTCCGCGGACGACGCCGGGCACCAGTATACTGACCTCGCCGAGGCCGTGATCACAGCGCTCTGGCCTGTCGTGGTGGAGGAGTTTGCGCGCAAGCACGGTGATCCGCCCGGTGAGGGGGCCGCGCTCATTGGCATGGGATCGCTCGGGGCGCGGCGCATTTCGGCGGCCTCCGACCTCGACCTCATCGTCATCTACGACGCGCCGGGAGACGCGGAATCGACCGGGAAGCGCCCGCTCGGCGCGCGCGCCTATTACGCGCGGCTCACACAGGCTCTGGTCACCGCGCTCACCGCCCCGATGCCCGAGGGCCGGCTCTACGAGGTCGACATGCGGCTGCGTCCGTCCGGGCGGCAGGGGCCGGTAGCAACCTCGCTCACCTCCTTCGGCGACTACCAGCGCAACGAGGCCTGGACCTGGGAACATCTCGCGCTCACCCGTGCCCGTGCCGTTGCGGGAGACGACGCGATCGGTGAGGCGGTCGAGGCGATCCGGGAAGAGATCCTGTCCCGCACGCGCGACGCGTCCGCGACAATCAAGGACGTCATCGACATGCGCGCCCGCATCGCTGAGGCCAAGGGGGACCAGAGCCCGCTCGAACCCAAGATCGGGCCGGGCCGCATTCAGGACATCGAACTGACCGCCCAATGCGCCGCAGTCCTCTCGCCGGTGACGCCGCGGGCCACGGCGGACCAGATCGGGGCCGGTGTCGACATCGGCTGGATCACCCCGGACGAGGCACAGGCGCTCATCGCCGCCTACGGGCTGCTCCGTCGGCTTCAGACCGCCTCGAAGCTCATCACCGACGGGCCCCTCGACCTCGACGCCATCGGCGAAGGCGCCCGCAGCTTTCTTCTGCGCGAAACCGGGACCGAGGACACCGAAGGTCTCATCGCCCGCGCCACCACCTGTGCCGCCCGCGCGGCAGACGCCATCGACGCCATTCTGGCGCGCACCCCCGGAGACCTTGCATGA
- a CDS encoding YbaK/EbsC family protein, with the protein MSKSLKRVERALVEAGVEVEILEMAEGTRTAEDAARAAGCHLDQIAKSIIFRGEADGRVVLFLTAGGNRVDADKASAVAGEALGKADASVIREQTGFAIGGVAPVGHVSQIRAFMDPRLLEFDVVWAAAGTPRHVFAADPKDIERICGAQVADFTG; encoded by the coding sequence ATGTCGAAGTCATTGAAACGCGTTGAACGGGCGCTGGTCGAGGCCGGTGTCGAAGTGGAGATCCTCGAGATGGCCGAGGGCACCCGAACGGCGGAGGATGCCGCGCGGGCGGCGGGATGCCATCTCGACCAGATTGCGAAGTCGATCATCTTTCGGGGCGAGGCCGACGGGCGCGTGGTGCTGTTCCTCACCGCGGGCGGCAACCGCGTCGATGCGGACAAGGCGAGCGCGGTGGCGGGCGAGGCGCTGGGCAAGGCTGATGCCTCTGTCATCCGCGAGCAGACCGGGTTCGCCATCGGGGGCGTCGCGCCGGTGGGGCATGTGTCCCAGATTCGCGCCTTCATGGACCCACGGCTGCTCGAGTTCGACGTCGTCTGGGCCGCCGCCGGCACGCCCCGGCACGTCTTTGCGGCCGATCCGAAGGACATAGAGCGGATATGCGGCGCGCAAGTGGCTGATTTTACAGGCTGA
- a CDS encoding DUF2852 domain-containing protein → MTTAYETTPPSPQGWLSKSEAWLDDKGKGAWIAVMVLGFIFFWPLGLALLAYMIWSKRMFSKSCRSHGHHAKWEHNRHAHMGRRHGFRPTGNSAFDAYKADTLQRLMDEQEQFEAFLDRLRQAKDKSEFDQFMDERASAARKGRDTDRDTGAVELDEPEDK, encoded by the coding sequence ATGACCACTGCCTATGAAACCACCCCGCCGTCACCGCAGGGCTGGCTTTCCAAGTCCGAGGCATGGCTCGACGACAAGGGCAAAGGTGCCTGGATCGCGGTCATGGTTCTGGGCTTCATCTTCTTCTGGCCCTTGGGCCTCGCCCTTCTCGCCTATATGATCTGGAGCAAACGCATGTTTTCCAAGTCCTGCCGGTCCCACGGCCACCACGCCAAGTGGGAGCACAACCGCCACGCCCACATGGGTCGCCGTCACGGCTTCCGCCCGACCGGCAACTCGGCCTTCGACGCTTACAAGGCTGATACGCTGCAACGGCTGATGGACGAGCAGGAGCAGTTCGAGGCCTTCCTCGACCGGCTGCGTCAGGCGAAGGACAAGTCCGAGTTCGACCAGTTCATGGACGAACGCGCCAGTGCCGCCCGCAAGGGGCGCGACACGGACCGCGATACCGGCGCTGTGGAACTGGATGAGCCCGAGGACAAGTAA
- a CDS encoding RDD family protein, with translation MSTYDHPTRSFGLPDPDYQAEFYADVPTKRLIAWIIDTVIVAMLVVLAIVFTAFIGAFFAGFLWLVLGFAYRTVTIANGSATLGMRMCSIELRRADGSRMDFGAALLHTLGYSMSMAFVLPQIASVVLMLTNDRKQGLTDMVMGTAAINRPSRF, from the coding sequence ATGAGCACCTACGACCACCCCACACGCTCCTTTGGCTTGCCGGACCCGGATTACCAGGCCGAGTTCTACGCGGATGTGCCGACCAAGCGGCTGATCGCCTGGATCATCGACACGGTGATCGTGGCGATGCTCGTCGTGCTGGCCATTGTCTTTACCGCCTTCATCGGCGCCTTTTTCGCGGGCTTCCTCTGGCTCGTCCTCGGGTTCGCCTACCGGACCGTGACGATCGCGAACGGCTCGGCCACGCTGGGAATGCGGATGTGTTCGATCGAGCTCCGCCGCGCGGACGGGAGCCGGATGGATTTCGGCGCCGCGCTCCTGCACACGCTGGGCTACTCGATGTCGATGGCCTTTGTCCTGCCGCAGATCGCGAGCGTGGTGCTCATGCTGACGAATGATCGCAAGCAGGGTCTGACCGACATGGTCATGGGCACGGCGGCGATCAACCGGCCCTCGCGCTTCTGA
- a CDS encoding arginyltransferase yields MRHTLPLAPQFYVTAPQPCPYLAGRMERKLFTALQGEHAEALNDTLSKQGFRRSQNVLYRPSCSECSACLSARVRVRDFKPSKSQRRTEKRNDHLARRTRAPWATEEQYDLFRRYLDERHADGGMADMDVFEFAAMIEETPIKSRVIEYSHRSEDRRTRELAAVCLTDVLDDGLSMVYSFYDPALQTSSLGTYVILDHIRLAQEAGLPYVYLGYWVPGSPKMAYKAKFSALEIYTGGQWMELADPARFDAETHPLSNDPIAEQVAQIMLPGSQPIKR; encoded by the coding sequence ATGCGCCACACGCTACCGCTCGCCCCGCAGTTCTATGTGACTGCCCCGCAGCCCTGCCCGTATCTTGCGGGCCGGATGGAGCGTAAGCTGTTTACCGCGTTGCAGGGCGAACATGCCGAAGCGCTGAACGATACCCTGTCGAAACAGGGCTTCCGGCGGTCCCAGAACGTGCTATATCGGCCGTCTTGCTCGGAATGCAGCGCCTGCCTGTCGGCGCGCGTCCGGGTGCGCGACTTCAAGCCCTCGAAAAGCCAGCGGCGCACGGAAAAGCGCAATGACCACCTGGCCCGGCGCACCCGCGCGCCTTGGGCCACCGAGGAGCAATACGATCTGTTCCGGCGCTATCTGGACGAACGCCACGCCGACGGCGGCATGGCGGATATGGATGTCTTCGAGTTCGCGGCGATGATCGAGGAGACCCCGATCAAGTCGCGGGTGATCGAGTATTCGCATCGCTCTGAAGATCGCCGGACCCGCGAACTGGCGGCGGTCTGCCTTACCGATGTGCTCGATGACGGGCTGTCGATGGTCTATAGTTTCTATGATCCCGCATTGCAGACGTCCTCCCTCGGAACCTATGTGATCCTTGACCATATCCGGCTCGCGCAGGAGGCGGGGCTGCCTTACGTCTACCTCGGCTATTGGGTGCCCGGGTCGCCGAAGATGGCCTACAAGGCAAAGTTCTCGGCGCTGGAGATCTATACCGGCGGGCAGTGGATGGAACTTGCCGATCCCGCCCGATTCGATGCGGAGACTCATCCGCTTTCGAACGATCCCATCGCCGAACAGGTCGCCCAGATCATGCTTCCCGGGTCGCAACCGATCAAACGCTGA